Proteins from one Pseudomonas sp. KBS0710 genomic window:
- a CDS encoding sensor histidine kinase KdpD: protein MSKLRPWMVAVAGAGWTSLTLYLVWLCTNASVFVGEDSFLRLMAGPGYLVAEQLKGLPSEKREARMDILRAHFQYPVELIPYDDVELPPEAMVMLEHQQPALNSDEDISYFPLDDDTVIRFGPMWGSAEVKDLLKFPIFWITACVAGLPVLLLLGIGLRVHRRRNKDLDALNTCLGTLARTPNVMLPALAKEWTPLLLTLQQHARDISAMSERHREVSQAVSHELRTPLARMRFALTLLSKSEDPPTRARLQERLQTDVEELEALVRASLAFARMAGAPTDLQHEPINLRDWLHQEFALLDGHHRQLSLETEPAQLELIGDRALLHLIVRNLLSNAITYARDRVCVSATYHGEQHVVLHVDDDGPGVLAENREKIFEPFVRLAMGGDEPGGFGLGLALAKRATQWHNGQLSVTRSPLGGARMSLILPLRPE from the coding sequence ATGTCTAAGCTGCGCCCCTGGATGGTGGCCGTGGCGGGCGCGGGCTGGACCAGCTTGACCCTTTATCTGGTGTGGCTGTGTACCAACGCCTCGGTGTTTGTCGGCGAAGACAGCTTTTTGCGCTTGATGGCCGGCCCAGGCTACCTGGTGGCCGAGCAGCTCAAAGGCTTGCCCTCCGAGAAACGTGAAGCGCGCATGGACATCCTGCGCGCGCACTTCCAGTACCCGGTAGAGCTGATCCCGTATGACGACGTCGAATTGCCGCCCGAGGCCATGGTCATGCTCGAACACCAGCAGCCGGCGCTGAACAGCGACGAAGACATCAGCTACTTCCCGCTGGACGACGATACCGTGATCCGCTTCGGCCCCATGTGGGGCAGTGCCGAGGTCAAGGACCTGTTGAAATTCCCGATTTTCTGGATCACTGCCTGCGTCGCCGGCTTGCCGGTTTTACTGCTGCTCGGCATCGGTTTGCGCGTGCACCGGCGGCGTAATAAAGACCTGGATGCACTCAACACCTGCCTGGGCACGCTGGCACGCACGCCAAACGTGATGCTGCCCGCCCTGGCGAAGGAGTGGACGCCGCTGCTGCTGACCTTGCAACAGCATGCACGGGATATCAGCGCCATGAGCGAACGCCATCGCGAAGTCTCCCAGGCGGTGTCCCACGAACTGCGCACGCCGCTGGCGCGCATGCGTTTCGCCCTGACGTTGCTGAGCAAAAGCGAAGACCCGCCGACCCGCGCACGCCTGCAAGAGCGCTTGCAAACCGATGTTGAAGAACTCGAAGCCCTGGTTCGCGCCAGCCTGGCCTTTGCGCGGATGGCCGGCGCACCGACGGATTTGCAGCATGAGCCGATCAACCTGCGTGACTGGCTGCACCAGGAGTTCGCGTTGTTGGATGGGCACCATCGTCAGTTGAGCCTGGAAACCGAGCCTGCACAGCTTGAACTGATCGGCGACCGCGCCCTGCTGCACCTGATCGTGCGCAACCTCTTGAGCAACGCCATCACCTATGCGCGTGATCGAGTGTGCGTGAGCGCCACTTACCATGGTGAGCAGCATGTGGTGTTGCATGTAGACGATGACGGCCCCGGCGTCTTGGCCGAGAACCGCGAAAAGATCTTCGAGCCGTTCGTGCGGCTTGCCATGGGCGGCGACGAACCCGGCGGCTTCGGCCTCGGCCTGGCACTGGCCAAACGTGCGACCCAGTGGCACAACGGGCAATTATCAGTCACCCGCAGCCCGTTGGGCGGCGCCCGTATGAGCCTGATCCTGCCGTTGCGGCCCGAATAG
- a CDS encoding response regulator transcription factor — MSDSLLLIEDDRPLAALTAEFLRAEGFTVAVEHRGDRAAQRILEEKPALLILDVMLPGIDGFTLCRQIRDSYPGLILMMTALDENAEQLTGFHVGADDYVVKPVDPLLLLARVRSLLRRHRQAPNASYQWGAFRLDLNSHFAWLDGTPLQFSVAEFELLAIFARHSGVLLTREKLLQSLRGLEYDGLNRSIDMRVSRLRKKLMSLACPVTIQTITAQGYLFVEIPQQAQHV; from the coding sequence ATGTCCGACTCCCTGTTGCTGATCGAAGATGACCGCCCATTAGCCGCGCTGACGGCCGAGTTCCTGCGCGCCGAAGGTTTTACCGTTGCCGTGGAGCACCGTGGTGATCGCGCCGCACAGCGCATTCTTGAGGAAAAACCGGCGCTGTTGATCCTCGATGTCATGTTGCCGGGCATCGACGGGTTTACCCTGTGCCGCCAGATTCGCGACAGCTACCCTGGGCTGATCCTGATGATGACCGCGCTGGATGAAAATGCCGAGCAATTGACCGGTTTCCACGTGGGTGCCGACGATTACGTGGTCAAACCGGTCGACCCGCTGCTGTTGCTGGCCAGGGTGCGCTCATTACTTCGCCGTCACCGCCAGGCGCCCAATGCGTCTTATCAGTGGGGCGCATTTCGGTTGGACCTCAACAGTCATTTCGCCTGGCTCGACGGCACGCCGTTGCAGTTCTCGGTGGCCGAGTTCGAACTGCTGGCGATTTTCGCCCGCCACAGTGGCGTGTTGCTGACCCGCGAGAAACTCCTGCAAAGCTTGCGCGGCCTGGAATACGACGGGCTTAACCGCTCGATTGATATGCGTGTGTCGCGCCTGCGCAAAAAGCTGATGAGCCTGGCCTGCCCGGTGACCATCCAGACCATCACGGCCCAAGGCTACCTGTTTGTCGAAATCCCCCAGCAGGCCCAGCATGTCTAA
- a CDS encoding LTA synthase family protein, which translates to MGFFKTAPMRFLLLVTATWLVIFLLTRSILLITHLDEVGGNLLPVFGVGLLYDLSFLVYAALPLGLYLLLCPPALWRRRGHRWFLQAVLTASVFAMLFTAVAEWLFWDEFGVRFNFIAVDYLVYSKEVLNNLLESYPIGKLLSLLAMLAIVVSLALRKPFNAAMNAPLPPMRGRLLNALCLLVAVGLSLQLISQNSPRAQGGNAYMNELASNGPYQFFAAFRNNELDYTQFYKSLPTDVVAKQLRAELSEPNARFIGTDPLDIRRTIDNPGTLRKPNIVLVTIESFSAKYMGSNGDENNLTPNLDALRKQSLYFNNFYATGTRTDRGLEAITLAIPPTPGRSIVKRIGRESGFASLGQQLGAVGYDSVFVYGGRGYFDNMNAFFSGNGYRVVDQSSVPEAEISFKNAWGMADEDLYRQTLKLADADYAKQQPFLLQLMTTSNHRPYTYPDGRIDIKSGKGRDGAVKYTDHAIGEFLEAARQKPWFDNTIFVFVADHTAGSAGKEDLPITNYQIPLFIYAPKLIEARETAQLASQIDLAPTLLGLINLSYESTFFGRNLLQDNPLPPRVVVGNYQYLGLFDGKDLAILSPRQGLRRHDQALGESQELRVGSDDPLIQRAITYYQAASYGYTQQLLNWKAPKQVPPAISVR; encoded by the coding sequence ATGGGGTTTTTCAAAACAGCGCCGATGCGCTTTCTGCTGCTCGTCACCGCCACCTGGCTGGTGATTTTCCTGCTGACCCGCAGCATTCTGCTGATCACCCATCTGGATGAAGTCGGTGGCAATTTGCTGCCGGTGTTTGGCGTGGGCTTGCTCTATGACCTGAGCTTTCTGGTATACGCCGCCTTGCCACTGGGCCTGTACCTGCTGCTGTGCCCGCCCGCGCTGTGGCGCCGTCGCGGCCATCGCTGGTTCCTGCAAGCGGTGCTCACCGCAAGCGTCTTCGCCATGCTGTTCACTGCGGTCGCTGAATGGTTGTTCTGGGATGAATTCGGTGTGCGCTTCAACTTTATCGCCGTCGATTACCTGGTGTATTCCAAGGAGGTGTTGAACAACCTGCTGGAGTCCTACCCGATCGGCAAGCTGCTCAGTTTGTTAGCGATGCTGGCGATAGTCGTGAGCCTGGCCCTGCGCAAGCCGTTCAATGCAGCGATGAACGCCCCGCTCCCACCCATGCGCGGCCGCTTGCTGAATGCCCTGTGCCTGTTGGTAGCCGTCGGTCTCAGTTTGCAATTGATCAGCCAGAACAGCCCGCGTGCCCAAGGCGGCAATGCCTATATGAACGAATTGGCGAGCAACGGCCCCTACCAATTTTTTGCCGCCTTTCGCAATAACGAACTCGATTACACGCAGTTCTACAAAAGCCTGCCAACCGATGTTGTCGCCAAACAGTTGCGCGCAGAACTCAGCGAACCCAATGCGCGCTTTATTGGCACAGACCCGTTGGATATCCGCCGCACTATCGACAACCCAGGCACCTTGCGTAAACCCAACATCGTGCTGGTGACCATCGAAAGCTTCAGCGCCAAATACATGGGCAGCAATGGCGATGAGAACAACCTGACGCCCAACCTCGATGCGCTGCGTAAACAAAGCCTGTACTTCAATAACTTCTATGCCACCGGCACCCGCACTGACCGTGGGCTGGAAGCGATCACATTGGCGATTCCACCCACGCCCGGCCGCTCGATCGTCAAGCGCATTGGCCGTGAAAGCGGTTTCGCAAGCCTTGGCCAACAACTCGGTGCTGTCGGTTACGACAGCGTGTTTGTGTATGGCGGGCGCGGTTACTTCGACAATATGAACGCGTTTTTCAGCGGCAACGGTTATCGGGTCGTCGACCAGAGCAGTGTGCCTGAAGCGGAAATTTCGTTTAAGAACGCCTGGGGCATGGCTGATGAAGACCTCTACCGGCAAACCCTGAAACTCGCCGACGCCGACTACGCCAAGCAACAGCCCTTCCTGCTGCAACTGATGACCACGTCCAACCACCGCCCCTACACTTACCCGGACGGGCGCATTGATATCAAGTCCGGTAAAGGCCGTGACGGCGCCGTCAAATACACCGACCACGCTATTGGCGAGTTCCTCGAAGCGGCACGCCAGAAACCCTGGTTCGATAACACGATTTTCGTGTTCGTCGCCGACCACACCGCCGGCAGCGCAGGCAAAGAAGACCTGCCGATCACCAACTACCAGATCCCGCTATTCATCTATGCCCCCAAGCTGATCGAAGCCCGGGAAACCGCACAACTGGCCAGCCAGATCGACCTTGCGCCGACCTTGCTGGGCCTGATCAACCTGAGCTACGAGTCGACCTTCTTCGGCCGCAACCTGTTGCAGGACAACCCGTTGCCACCGCGCGTGGTGGTCGGCAACTACCAGTATCTGGGGCTGTTTGACGGCAAGGACCTGGCCATTTTAAGCCCACGCCAGGGCCTGCGTCGTCACGATCAAGCCCTGGGCGAAAGCCAGGAGTTACGCGTAGGCAGTGATGATCCGTTGATCCAACGCGCAATCACCTACTACCAAGCGGCCAGCTATGGCTACACACAACAATTGCTGAACTGGAAGGCGCCGAAGCAAGTGCCCCCTGCGATCAGCGTACGCTGA
- the colR gene encoding two-component system response regulator ColR: MRILLVEDNRDILANLADYLGLKGYTVDCAQDGLSGLHLAATEHYDLIVLDIMLPGIDGYTLCKRLREDARRDTPVIMLTARDQLDDRLQGFKSGADDYLLKPFALSELAARIEAVLRRAQGGGRRALQVGDLSYDLDTLEVTREGRLLKLNPVGLKLLAVLMQKSPHVLRREILEEALWGDDCPDSDSLRSHVHQLRQVIDKPFAKPLLQTVHGVGYRLAEGRDGV, from the coding sequence ATGCGAATTCTATTGGTTGAAGACAACCGCGATATTCTGGCCAACCTGGCCGATTACCTGGGGCTAAAAGGCTACACCGTGGACTGCGCGCAGGACGGCTTGTCGGGCCTGCACCTGGCCGCCACCGAGCATTACGACCTGATCGTGCTCGACATCATGCTGCCTGGTATCGATGGCTACACGCTGTGCAAACGCCTGCGCGAAGACGCCCGCCGCGACACGCCGGTGATCATGCTCACCGCCCGCGATCAATTGGATGACCGGCTGCAGGGCTTCAAGTCCGGCGCCGATGACTACCTGCTCAAACCGTTTGCCTTGTCCGAGCTGGCCGCGCGCATCGAAGCCGTGCTGCGCCGTGCCCAGGGCGGTGGGCGCCGTGCCCTGCAAGTCGGTGATTTGAGCTACGACCTTGATACCCTGGAAGTGACCCGTGAAGGGCGCCTGCTCAAGCTCAACCCGGTGGGCCTCAAACTGCTCGCGGTGCTGATGCAGAAAAGCCCGCACGTACTGCGCCGGGAAATCCTCGAAGAAGCCCTGTGGGGTGACGACTGCCCGGACAGCGACAGCCTGCGCAGCCACGTTCACCAATTGCGCCAGGTAATCGATAAACCCTTCGCCAAACCGCTGCTGCAAACGGTGCACGGTGTGGGTTATCGCCTGGCCGAGGGCCGTGATGGAGTTTAA
- a CDS encoding HAMP domain-containing sensor histidine kinase → MEFKQSLAQRIIIAFALMSALVAGAFAMGIVATVHLVEEKLISAGLGGDLQRLLLMDSVEDWSHRPEPDQLFYFSGGPGDFELPKDLRHLEPGFHEVFREALSYHAMVEVVDGRRYVLLQDQSDFEERERVLFAVVLVGFVLSLALAVFLGWVLARKVMAPVVRLARQVRHRDQLLGLAPPLAPDYAADEVGELAVAFDATLGRLRAALSREQLFTSDVSHELRTPLMVLASSCELLLENPAIDQRGRNQVLRIARACEEMRELVQTFLMLARAQHDDSGMSAQVNLTQVAEDLLGIWRGPIEQKGLELIYSPGNPLDTRYNTTFLHAVMGNLLRNALHYTEQGFIRLTLEPSGFVVEDTGVGIPEDKREAMFEPFVRGSEKRGEGLGLGLSLVQRICESQGWSVSLSTMEPNGCRFHVELSQVKP, encoded by the coding sequence ATGGAGTTTAAGCAAAGCCTTGCCCAGCGGATCATCATCGCCTTTGCGTTGATGAGTGCGTTGGTGGCAGGCGCCTTCGCCATGGGCATCGTTGCGACCGTGCACCTGGTGGAAGAAAAACTGATTTCGGCCGGCCTGGGTGGCGACCTGCAGCGCCTGTTGCTGATGGACAGCGTTGAGGACTGGAGCCACCGGCCCGAGCCCGACCAACTGTTTTACTTCAGCGGCGGCCCTGGGGATTTCGAGCTGCCCAAAGACCTGCGGCACTTGGAGCCGGGGTTTCACGAAGTATTCCGCGAAGCGCTGTCGTACCACGCCATGGTTGAAGTGGTGGATGGCCGGCGCTATGTGTTGCTGCAAGACCAAAGCGATTTCGAAGAGCGCGAGCGCGTGTTGTTTGCCGTGGTGCTGGTGGGCTTTGTGCTTAGCCTGGCCCTGGCGGTGTTCCTGGGCTGGGTGCTGGCCCGCAAGGTGATGGCGCCGGTGGTGCGCCTGGCCCGCCAGGTGCGCCATCGTGACCAATTGCTGGGCTTGGCGCCGCCGCTGGCGCCGGACTACGCCGCCGATGAAGTCGGCGAGTTGGCCGTAGCCTTCGACGCCACTTTGGGCCGCCTGCGCGCGGCGTTGTCCCGTGAGCAATTGTTTACCAGTGACGTCAGCCACGAACTGCGCACGCCCTTGATGGTATTGGCCAGCTCCTGCGAACTGCTGCTGGAAAACCCGGCCATTGACCAGCGTGGTCGCAACCAGGTGCTGCGAATCGCCCGCGCGTGTGAAGAAATGCGCGAACTGGTGCAGACCTTCCTGATGCTGGCGCGTGCCCAACACGATGATTCCGGCATGTCGGCCCAAGTCAACCTGACCCAGGTGGCCGAAGATCTGCTCGGGATCTGGCGCGGGCCCATCGAGCAAAAAGGCCTTGAACTGATCTACAGCCCAGGAAACCCTCTGGACACTCGCTACAACACCACCTTCTTGCATGCGGTGATGGGCAACTTGCTGCGCAATGCGCTGCACTACACCGAACAGGGCTTTATCCGCCTCACGCTCGAACCCAGCGGTTTCGTGGTAGAGGACACCGGGGTCGGCATTCCCGAAGACAAGCGTGAGGCGATGTTCGAGCCGTTTGTGCGCGGCAGCGAGAAGCGCGGAGAAGGCCTCGGCCTGGGCTTGTCGCTGGTGCAACGCATCTGCGAGAGCCAGGGTTGGAGCGTCAGCCTGAGCACCATGGAACCCAATGGCTGCCGGTTTCATGTCGAGTTGAGCCAGGTCAAACCCTGA
- a CDS encoding class I SAM-dependent methyltransferase, with protein MSTPIKLDFSEKYDDQHAQNYLLKHQDNLARRLSHKRDEQLARGALAMAGEPGLVLDLPCGAGRFWPLLAEKPNRVIIGADNSASMLKVATLAQPAEVVKRVRALQTSAFDIDLPDNSVDSIFCMRLMHHIGDPAHRLAILKEFQRVTRDSVIISLWVDGNFKAWKRKRAEVKRRKKGEQEGYQNRFVLPAATVEAEFEQAGFRVQESLDFMPLYAMWRVYVLRKR; from the coding sequence ATGTCTACCCCGATCAAGCTCGATTTTTCCGAAAAGTACGACGATCAGCACGCGCAGAATTATTTGCTCAAGCATCAGGACAATCTGGCTCGCCGGCTGTCCCACAAACGCGACGAGCAATTGGCGCGCGGCGCGTTGGCCATGGCTGGCGAGCCGGGCCTGGTGCTGGACCTGCCTTGCGGTGCCGGGCGGTTCTGGCCATTGTTGGCGGAGAAGCCCAACCGTGTGATTATCGGGGCCGACAATTCGGCCTCTATGTTGAAGGTCGCCACCCTCGCTCAACCGGCGGAGGTGGTGAAGCGGGTACGGGCTTTGCAGACATCTGCCTTTGATATCGATTTACCCGATAATTCGGTCGACAGTATTTTTTGCATGCGCTTGATGCACCACATTGGTGATCCGGCGCACAGGCTGGCAATACTGAAAGAATTTCAGCGGGTTACCCGCGACAGCGTGATTATTTCGTTGTGGGTGGATGGCAATTTCAAGGCTTGGAAACGCAAGCGCGCCGAAGTCAAACGTCGTAAGAAAGGTGAGCAGGAAGGTTACCAAAACCGGTTTGTGTTACCGGCTGCTACTGTCGAGGCAGAATTTGAGCAAGCCGGTTTCCGAGTTCAGGAATCCCTGGATTTCATGCCGCTCTACGCCATGTGGCGAGTCTATGTATTGCGTAAGAGGTAA
- a CDS encoding lipopolysaccharide kinase InaA family protein translates to MAVECVSGSHVAPEERFDFFWRQQGEWVEEPNRRRGGESGVQRVVSPNGRLLYSKRQTGHIYRSWLHPFGRPTVLRERDALKGLRSLDVRVPELVFCGARRDPEHQWKALLVTASLDGFDEIENWYAAGGREQYGELVHERMLKELAGTLARMHKGRWQHGCLYIKHIFVRVTGEGDSANVEVALLDFEKCRQRLTAYRAASHDMLQLRRHSSWSSADWEKLSYFYETAFGSAIKGLSR, encoded by the coding sequence ATGGCAGTTGAGTGCGTATCAGGCAGTCACGTAGCTCCCGAAGAACGATTTGATTTTTTCTGGCGCCAGCAGGGCGAGTGGGTCGAGGAACCCAACCGCCGGCGCGGTGGTGAAAGCGGTGTACAGCGGGTGGTCAGCCCCAATGGCCGCTTGCTCTATAGCAAGCGCCAGACCGGGCATATCTACCGCAGTTGGCTTCACCCGTTTGGACGCCCGACCGTGTTGCGCGAACGTGACGCCCTCAAAGGCCTGCGTTCGCTGGATGTACGCGTACCGGAACTGGTGTTCTGCGGCGCACGCCGGGATCCCGAGCACCAGTGGAAAGCCTTGTTGGTGACGGCGTCCCTCGACGGTTTCGACGAGATTGAAAACTGGTACGCCGCCGGCGGTCGTGAGCAGTACGGCGAGTTGGTTCATGAGCGCATGCTCAAGGAATTGGCGGGCACCCTGGCGCGCATGCACAAGGGCCGCTGGCAACATGGTTGCCTGTACATCAAGCACATTTTTGTACGTGTGACCGGCGAAGGCGACTCGGCCAACGTGGAAGTGGCGCTGCTGGATTTCGAGAAGTGCCGTCAGCGCTTGACCGCTTATCGGGCCGCCTCCCATGACATGCTGCAACTGCGTCGCCATTCGTCGTGGAGCAGTGCCGATTGGGAAAAACTCAGCTACTTTTACGAGACGGCGTTTGGCAGCGCTATCAAGGGTTTAAGTAGATGA
- a CDS encoding MBOAT family protein, protein MASLFFYGYWSVAYLPLLLGSIVFNYASGWLVSPYTTALHTARTKKWALAGAIAINLSLLAYFKYTNFLIDNFNALAGGHVGFEQIILPLGISFYTFTQIAFLVDSYRGEAKEYDFINYALFVTFFPHLIAGPILHHKEMMSQFESRWTLFVRHKNILMGIFIFSVGLFKKVILADTFSVWADAGYAPGVQHDFYSAWATSLSYTFQLYFDFSGYCDMAIGAALLFNIWLPINFNSPYKSLDIQDFWRRWHMTLSRYLRDYLYIPLGGNRCSSPRIYMNLMLTFILGGLWHGASWMFVMWGALHGGALVIHRIWKQLGMSMPNPLAWLVTFLFINITWVFFRATSMQDANNIIFKMFDFSSISGTPVSAIPTASLAWGGVLSDHLLSLLPNGIAVNAICFAMILIGFIITPMKNSFTLTVEGTFGWKKTIWMTLVFAIAMYSTLKTTSTVFLYFNF, encoded by the coding sequence TTGGCCAGTTTGTTTTTTTATGGCTACTGGAGTGTGGCGTACCTGCCCTTGCTGCTGGGCTCGATTGTGTTTAACTATGCGAGCGGCTGGCTGGTTTCACCTTATACAACGGCCCTGCACACGGCGCGTACCAAAAAATGGGCGCTGGCCGGGGCGATTGCGATCAACCTTTCGTTACTCGCCTATTTTAAATACACCAACTTCCTGATTGATAACTTTAACGCGCTGGCCGGTGGTCATGTCGGGTTTGAGCAGATTATCTTGCCGCTGGGTATCAGCTTCTACACCTTTACCCAAATTGCCTTCCTGGTTGATAGTTACCGTGGCGAAGCGAAAGAATATGACTTCATCAACTATGCGTTGTTTGTCACCTTCTTCCCCCACCTGATTGCCGGCCCGATTCTCCATCACAAAGAAATGATGTCGCAGTTCGAGTCGCGTTGGACCTTGTTTGTTCGGCACAAGAACATCCTGATGGGGATCTTCATTTTCAGTGTCGGTTTGTTCAAGAAGGTCATTCTGGCCGACACCTTCTCGGTGTGGGCGGATGCAGGCTATGCACCCGGCGTTCAGCATGATTTCTACAGTGCCTGGGCCACCAGCCTGTCCTATACGTTCCAATTGTATTTTGACTTCAGTGGCTACTGCGACATGGCGATCGGCGCCGCGTTGTTATTCAATATCTGGCTGCCGATCAACTTCAACTCGCCGTACAAATCCCTCGATATCCAGGACTTCTGGCGCCGCTGGCACATGACCCTGAGCCGCTACCTGCGCGACTACCTGTATATCCCGCTGGGTGGCAACCGTTGCTCTTCGCCGCGTATCTACATGAACCTGATGCTGACCTTCATTCTCGGCGGCCTCTGGCACGGTGCCAGCTGGATGTTTGTGATGTGGGGTGCATTGCACGGCGGCGCACTGGTTATCCATCGCATCTGGAAGCAACTGGGCATGAGTATGCCCAACCCGCTGGCCTGGCTGGTTACGTTCCTGTTTATCAATATCACCTGGGTGTTTTTCCGCGCGACCTCGATGCAGGACGCGAACAACATCATTTTCAAAATGTTTGATTTCAGCTCCATCAGCGGTACGCCTGTCAGCGCCATACCGACCGCCAGCCTGGCATGGGGCGGCGTGTTGTCGGATCACTTGTTGAGCCTGCTTCCAAACGGCATCGCCGTGAACGCGATTTGCTTCGCGATGATTTTGATTGGCTTCATCATCACGCCAATGAAGAACTCGTTCACGCTGACCGTTGAAGGCACCTTTGGTTGGAAGAAAACCATCTGGATGACACTGGTGTTTGCGATTGCCATGTATTCCACCCTGAAGACGACCAGCACCGTCTTCTTGTATTTCAACTTTTGA
- a CDS encoding DUF1513 domain-containing protein has protein sequence MLRRQALAVGSVLLSALTLGGWTLFKQKKQGPLLLSARDDADGKHYAVGFRLDGTQVFATQVGQRCHDIINHPTRPIALFVARRPGTESYLIDLRNGTLLQTITSNANRHFYGHAVIHKSGDWLYATENDTSDPGRGLLGVYKFEGERLVHSGEISTHGIGPHQVSWMPDGETLVVANGGIRTEAESRVEMNLNAMEPSLVLMHRDGSLISKETLGQQMNSVRHMGIASDGTILTGQQFMGPSQERSELLAIKRPGQPFVAFPVADEQLQAMGHYTASVAVHSELRLVALTAPRGNRFFIWDMDSGALRLDGPLPDCAGVGAVADGFVVTSGQGRCRFYDCRQPQLVATPLQLPAGLWDNHLHLI, from the coding sequence ATGCTCAGGCGACAGGCTTTGGCGGTGGGCAGTGTGCTGCTCAGTGCACTCACGTTGGGTGGCTGGACGCTGTTCAAACAAAAAAAGCAGGGGCCGCTGCTGCTGTCGGCCCGCGATGATGCGGACGGCAAGCACTATGCCGTGGGTTTTCGCCTGGACGGCACGCAAGTGTTTGCCACCCAGGTCGGCCAGCGCTGCCATGACATCATCAACCACCCGACACGGCCGATTGCGCTGTTCGTCGCCCGTCGCCCGGGCACCGAGAGTTACCTGATCGACCTGCGTAATGGCACGCTGCTGCAAACCATCACGTCCAACGCCAATCGCCATTTCTATGGCCACGCAGTCATCCACAAAAGCGGCGACTGGCTGTACGCCACCGAGAACGACACCTCCGACCCCGGCCGTGGCCTGCTCGGTGTGTACAAGTTCGAGGGCGAGCGGCTGGTGCACAGCGGCGAAATCTCCACCCATGGCATCGGCCCGCACCAGGTTTCATGGATGCCCGACGGCGAAACCCTGGTGGTGGCCAACGGTGGCATTCGCACCGAAGCCGAAAGCCGTGTGGAGATGAACCTCAACGCCATGGAACCGAGCCTGGTGCTGATGCACCGCGACGGCAGCCTGATCAGCAAGGAAACCCTGGGCCAACAGATGAACAGCGTGCGGCATATGGGGATTGCCAGCGATGGCACCATCCTCACCGGGCAGCAGTTCATGGGCCCGTCCCAGGAGCGCTCCGAGTTGCTCGCGATCAAGCGCCCAGGGCAGCCATTCGTGGCGTTCCCGGTGGCCGATGAGCAACTGCAGGCCATGGGGCATTACACCGCCAGTGTCGCCGTGCACAGCGAACTGCGCCTGGTCGCGCTGACAGCGCCTCGGGGTAATCGGTTTTTTATCTGGGACATGGACAGCGGTGCACTGCGCCTGGACGGGCCGTTGCCCGACTGCGCCGGTGTAGGCGCGGTGGCGGATGGCTTTGTCGTCACCTCAGGCCAGGGGCGTTGCCGCTTCTACGATTGCCGCCAGCCGCAGCTGGTCGCCACGCCGCTGCAATTGCCGGCCGGGCTTTGGGATAACCATCTGCACCTGATCTGA